In Oryzias melastigma strain HK-1 linkage group LG16, ASM292280v2, whole genome shotgun sequence, a single genomic region encodes these proteins:
- the LOC112143474 gene encoding spectrin beta chain, non-erythrocytic 1 isoform X1 has protein sequence MTTVAAELEPMDLQQQYSETVSSRWDDDWDNENSSARLFERSRIKALADEREAVQKKTFTKWVNSHLSRVSCRITDLYLDLRDGRMLIKLLEVLSGERLPKPTKGRMRIHCLENVDKALQFLKEQRVHLENMGSHDIVDGNHRLTLGLIWTIILRFQIQDISVETEDNKEKRSAKDALLLWCQMKTAGYPNVNIHNFTTSWRDGMAFNALIHKHRPDLIDFDKLKKSNAHYNLQNAFNLAEQHLGLTRLLDPEDISVDHPDEKSVITYVVTYYHYFSKMKALKVEGKRIGKVLDNAIETEKMIEKYESLASGLLEWIQQTIIILNNRKFANSLVGVQQQLQAFNTYRTVEKPPKFTEKGNLEVLLFTIQSKMRANNQKVYMPREGKLISDINKAWERLEKAEHERELALRMELIRQEKLEQLARRFDRKAAMRETWLSENQRLVSQDNFGFDLQAVEAATKKHEAIETDIAAYEERVQAVVAVTTELERERYHDIKRIAARKDNVIRLWEYLLELLKARRQRLEVNLGLQRVFQEMLYIMDWMDEMKMLLLSQDYGKHLLGVEDLLQKHALVEADIAIQADRVKAVSSNANKYSITDGGYKPCDPRVIQDRVAHLEFCYQELTQLAAERRARLEESRRLWKFFWEMAEEEGWIREKEQILSSVERGRDLTGALRLLSQQRALEDEMSGRAGHLQHTVTEGRAMLQVGHFGSEKIQERISDLQSQWAGLEQHAAATRRRLEQALALHQFQADADDVDAWTLDAVRIVSSAETGHDEFSTQALVRKHKDTAAEVASYRPVIDALHEQAATLPEEEAESEEVRGRLAGIEERYREVAELTKLRKEALQDALARYKMFSEADACQVWVEEKEQWLNGTEIPEKLEDLEVVQHRFESLEPEMNNQASRVAVVNQIARQLMHSGSPGDDIKAQQDKLNNRWGSFRDLLDQKKEALNSALGVQNYHLDCNETKSWIKEKTKVIESTQELGNDLTGVMALQRKLTSMERDLAAIEDKLGDLRGEAQRLAEEHPDQARAITGRLAEITAVWEEMKDSLKNREESLGEARKLQQFLRDLDDFQSWLSRTQTAVASEDMPNTLAEAEKLMAQHQGIKNEILNYEEDYQKMRDMGDMVTRGQTDAQYMFLQQRLQALDTGWNELHKMWENRQSLLSQSHAYQLFLRDTKQAEAFLNNQEYVLAHTEMPPTLEGAEAAIKKQEGFMTTMDANEDKINGVMEAGRRLASDGNINAEKIKEKVASIDDRHKKNREAAVELLIRLKDNRDLQKFLQDCQELSLWISEKMLTAQDLTYDEARNLHSKWLKHQAFMAELQSNKEWLDKIQKDGALLVSEKPETEVVVKEKLGALHTMWEELESTTQTKAQCLFDANKAELFSQSCTDLDKWLGGLEGQIQSDDYGKDLTSVNILLKKQQMLENQVEVRQREVVELQSQVKALGQEAKDTDEVDGRRQVVEKKFQELLEPLRLRRHLLVASREVHQFNRDVEDEILWAQERIPVATSTNHGYNLQTVQQLMKKNQTLQKELQGHQPRIDDILERSRSLLQDQASGSEGIHRRLAELQELWGRLREEGQRRHARLQEAHKAQQYYFDAAEAEAWMSEQELYMMSEEKAKDEQSAITMLKKHQIMEQAVEDYAETVHQLSKTSRGLVADEHPDSERIGMRQSQVDKLYAGLKDLSEERRSKLEERLRLFQLNREVDDLEQWIAEREVVAGSHELGQDYEHVTMLQERFREFARDTGNIGQERVDAVNRLADELINAGHGDAATVAEWKDGLNEAWADLLELIDTRTQILAASFELHKFYHDAKEILARIADKQKKLPEEIGRDQNTVEMLQRMHTTFERDIQALGAQVRQLQEDAVRLQSAYAGDKADDIQRKDGEVLEAWRILLEACDCRRLRLLDTGDKFRFFSMVRDLLLWMDDVIRLIEAQENPRDVSSVELLMNNHQGIKAEIDARNDSFTACIELGKALLARKHYASEEIKEKLLQLTDKRKEMIDKWEDRWEWLRLILEVHQFSRDAGVAEAWLLGQEPYLSSREVGQSVDEVEKLIKRHEAFEKSAATWEERFSALERLTTLELLEVRRQQEELERSRRPPSPETLHQEEVQQEQSVVTQNGLPSDEDSPRNGLEGGGLVNGLVERSSKEPSPTPSPSLAKKNKNSQSSTLPLKSQDSPVQMEGLLHRKHEWEGHSKKASNRSWHNVYCVICHQEMSFYKDSKAAAQGAAYHNQPPLNLKDASCDIASDYKKKKHVFKLRVADGNEYLFQAKDEDEMSSWIQVILNAAAPELTDTQSSHPSTPVSGRAQTLPATITLTTESSPGKKEKRFSLFSKKKQ, from the exons ATGACGACGGTGGCCGCCGAGCTGGAGCCCATGGACCTGCAGCAGCAGTACAGCGAGACGGTCAGCAGCCGCTGGGACGACGACTGGGACAACGAGAACAGCTCGGCCCGCCTCTTCGAGCGCTCCCGCATCAAGGCGCTGGCAG atgAGCGGGAGGCGGTGCAGAAGAAGACCTTCACCAAGTGGGTGAACTCCCACCTGTCCAGAGTGTCCTGCAGGATCACCGACCTCTACCTGGACCTGAGAGACGGCCGCATGCTCATCAAGCTGCTGGAGGTTCTGTCCGGAGAGCGGCTG CCGAAGCCCACCAAAGGCCGGATGCGCATCCACTGCCTGGAGAACGTGGACAAAGCTCTGCAGTTCCTGAAGGAGCAGCGGGTCCACCTGGAGAACATGGGCTCGCACGACATCGTGGACGGGAACCACCGGCTCACGCTGGGCCTCATCTGGACCATCATCCTGCGCTTCCAG ATCCAGGACATCAGTGTGGAGACGGAGGACAACAAGGAGAAGCGTTCGGCCAAAGACGCGCTCCTGCTGTGGTGTCAGATGAAGACGGCGGG ATATCCCAACGTCAACATCCACAACTTCACTACCAGCTGGAGAGACGGCATGGCCTTCAACGCTCTCATCCACAAACACag aCCGGATCTAATCGACTTCGACAAACTGAAGAAGTCCAACGCTCACTACAACCTGCAGAACGCCTTCAACCTGGCGGAGCAACATCTGGGCCTGACCCGGCTGCTGGACCCAGAAG ACATCAGCGTGGATCATCCGGATGAGAAGTCGGTCATCACCTACGTGGTGACGTACTACCACTACTTCTCCAAGATGAAGGCGCTGAAGGTGGAGGGGAAACGGATCGGGAAG GTGCTTGACAACGCCATCGAGACGGAGAAGATGATCGAGAAGTACGAGAGTCTGGCCTCTGGGTTGCTGGAGTGGATCCAGCAgaccatcatcatcctcaaCAACAGGAAGTTCGCCAACTCTTTGGTGGGCGTCCAGCAACAGCTGCAGGCCTTCAACACCTACCGCACGGTGGAGAAGCCCCCCAA GTTCACCGAGAAGGGAAACCTGGAGGTCCTCCTCTTCACCATCCAGAGCAAGATGAGGGCCAACAACCAGAAAGTGTACATGCCACGGGAGGGAAAGCTCATCTCAGACATCAACAAG gCGTGGGAGCGTCTGGAGAAGGCGGAGCATGAGCGTGAGCTGGCTCTGAGGATGGAGCTGATTCGTCAGGAGAAGCTGGAGCAGCTGGCCCGGCGCTTCGACCGCAAGGCGGCGATGAGGGAGACCTGGCTTAGTGAGAACCAGCGGCTGGTGTCCCAG GACAACTTCGGCTTCGACCTGCAGGCCGTCGAGGCGGCCACCAAGAAGCACGAGGCTATCGAGACGGACATCGCGGCGTACGAGGAGCGTGTGCAGGCCGTGGTGGCGGTGACCACCGAGCTAGAGCGGGAGCGCTACCATGACATCAAGCGCATTGCGGCTCGTAAGGACAACGTGATCCGGCTGTGGGAGTACCTGCTGGAACTGCTGAAGGCCCGCCGACAGCGGCTGGAGGTGAACTTGGGCCTGCAGAGAGTCTTCCAGGAGATGCTGTACATAATGGACTGGATGGACGAGATGAAG ATGCTGCTTCTGTCCCAGGATTATGGGAAGCACCTTCTGGGCGTGGAGGACCTCCTACAGAAGCACGCGCTGGTGGAGGCGGACATCGCCATCCAGGCCGACAGAGTGAAGGCCGTCTCCAGCAACGCCAACAAGTACTCCATCACGGACGGCG GATACAAACCCTGCGACCCGCGggtcatccaggaccgggtggCCCACCTTGAGTTCTGCTACCAGGAGTTGACCCAGCTGGCTGCCGAGCGCCGTGCCCGCCTGGAGGAGTCTCGCCGCCTTTGGAAGTTTTTCTGGGAAATGGCGGAAgaggagggctggatccgggaGAAGGAGCAGATCCTGTCCTCGGTGGAGCGGGGGAGGGACTTGACGGGGGCGCTGCGCCTCCTGAGTCAGCAGCGCGCCCTGGAGGACGAAATGAGTGGCCGGGCCGGCCACCTGCAGCACACTGTCACGGAGGGCCGGGCCATGCTGCAGGTCGGGCACTTCGGCTCGGAAAAGATTCAGGAAAGGATCAGTGACCTGCAGTCCCAGTGGGCGGGGCTAGAGCAGCACGCCGCTGCAACCCGCAGGAGGCTGGAGCAAGCGCTGGCCCTGCACCAGTTCCAGGCGGACGCGGACGACGTGGATGCATGGACGCTGGATGCGGTTCGCATCGTTTCCAGTGCGGAGACGGGCCACGACGAGTTCTCCACCCAGGCGCTGGTCCGGAAGCACAAAGACACCGCCGCAGAGGTCGCCAGCTACCGCCCGGTCATTGACGCGTTGCACGAGCAGGCCGCCACGCTGCcagaggaggaggcggagtcaGAGGAGGTTCGCGGGCGGCTGGCTGGCATTGAGGAGCGCTACAGGGAGGTGGCGGAGCTGACCAAACTGAGGAAGGAGGCGCTGCAGGACGCTCTGGCGCGCTACAAGATGTTCAGCGAGGCCGACGCCTGCCAGGTGTGGGTGGAAGAGAAGGAGCAGTGGCTTAACGGCACGGAGATCCCAGAGAAGCTGGAAGACCTGGAGGTGGTCCAGCACCG GTTTGAGAGTCTGGAGCCAGAGATGAACAACCAGGCGTCCCGCGTTGCGGTGGTGAACCAGATCGCCCGGCAGCTGATGCACAGCGGTTCTCCGGGGGATGACATCAAGGCCCAGCAGGACAAGCTCAACAACAG GTGGGGTTCGTTCCGGGATCTCCTGGACCAGAAGAAGGAGGCGCTGAACTCTGCCCTGGGGGTCCAGAACTACCACCTGGACTGCAACGAGACCAAGTCTTGGATCAAAGAGAAGACCAAAGTGATTGAATCCACTCAGGAGCTGGGCAATGACCTGACGGGCGTCATGGCTTTGCAGCGCAAGCTGACCAGCATGGAGCGAGACCTGGCGGCCATCGAGGACAAGCTGGGCGACCTCCGGGGCGAGGCCCAGCGGCTGGCGGAGGAGCACCCGGACCAGGCCAGGGCCATCACGGGCCGTCTGGCGGAGATCACGGCGGTGTGGGAGGAGATGAAGGACTCGCTGAAGAACCGGGAGGAGTCTCTGGGCGAAGCCCGGAAACTGCAGCAGTTCCTGCGAGATCTGGACGACTTCCAGTCCTGGCTGTCCCGCACTCAGACCGCCGTGGCGTCTGAGGACATGCCTAACACGCTGGCCGAGGCCGAGAAGCTGATGGCTCAGCACCAGGGCATCAAGAACGAGATCCTGAACTACGAGGAGGACTACCAGAAGATGCGGGACATGGGGGACATGGTGACGCGTGGCCAGACGGATGCGCAgtacatgttcttgcagcagcGGCTGCAGGCGCTCGACACCGGCTGGAATGAGCTGCACAAGATGTGGGAGAACCGGCAGAGTCTGCTGTCTCAGTCACACGCCTACCAGCTGTTCCTGAGGGACACCAAGCAGGCCGAGGCCTTCCTCAACAACCAG GAATACGTCCTGGCCCACACGGAGATGCCCCCCACTCTGGAGGGCGCCGAGGCTGCCATCAAAAAGCAGGAAGGCTTCATGACCACCATGGATGCCAACGAAGACAAGATCAACGGCGTGATGGAAGCCGGCCGGCGGCTGGCCAGCGACGGAAACATCAACGCCGAGAAGATTAAGGAGAAGGTGGCCTCCATCGATGACAG GCACAAGAAGAACAGGGAGGCTGCTGTGGAGCTGCTGATCAGACTGAAGGACAACCGAGACCTGCAGAAGTTCCTCCAGGACTGTCAGGAG TTATCTCTGTGGATCAGCGAGAAGATGCTGACGGCTCAGGACCTCACCTACGACGAGGCCAGGAACCTGCACAGCAAGTGGCTGAAGCACCAGGCCTTCATGGCCGAGCTGCAGTCCAACAAGGAGTGGCTGGACAAGATCCAGAAG GACGGGGCTCTGCTGGTGTCGGAGAAGCCGGAAACCGAGGTGGTGGTGAAGGAGAAACTCGGAGCGCTCCACacgatgtgggaggagctagagTCCACCACGCAGACCAAAGCTCAGTGTCTATTCGATGCCAACAAAGCGGAGCTGTTCTCTCAGAGCTGCACCGACCTGGACAAGTGGCTGGGGGGTCTGGAGGGTCAGATCCAGTCCGACGACTACGGCAAAGACCTGACCTCCGTCAACATTCTGCTGAAGAAGCAGCAG ATGCTGGAGAACCAGGTGGAGGTGCGTCAAAGGGAGGTGGTGGAGTTGCAGAGCCAGGTGAAGGCGCTCGGTCAGGAGGCGAAGGACACGGACGAGGTGGACGGGCGGAGGCAGGTGGTGGAGAAGAAGTtccaggagctgctggagccgcTCAGACTGCGCCGCCACTTGCTGGTGGCGTCCAGAGAAGTCCACCAGTTCAACCGGGATGTGGAAGACGAGATC CTGTGGGCTCAGGAGAGGATTCCCGTGGCCACCTCCACCAACCACGGATACAACCTGCAGACGGTGCAGCAGCTCATGAAGAAGAACCAG ACGCTGCAGAAGGAACTGCAGGGCCACCAGCCTCGCATCGACGACATACTGGAGCGCAGCCGCAGCCTGCTCCAGGACCAGGCCTCCGGCTCCGAGGGGATCCACCGGCGCCTTGCcgagctgcaggagctgtggGGGCGGCTGAGGGAGGAGGGGCAGCGGCGCCACGCCCGGCTGCAGGAGGCCCACAAGGCGCAGCAGTACTACTTTGATGCCGCCGAGGCCGAAGCCTGGATGAGCGAGCAGGAGCTTTACATGATGTCTGAGGAGAAGGCCAAG GACGAGCAGAGCGCCATCACCATGCTGAAGAAGCACCAGATTATGGAGCAGGCCGTGGAGGACTACGCAGAGACCGTCCACCAGCTGTCCAAGACCAGCAGAGGCCTGGTGGCGGACGAACACCCCGACAG CGAGCGGATCGGCATGCGGCAGTCTCAGGTGGATAAGCTGTACGCCGGCCTGAAGGACCTGTCAGAGGAGAGGCGGAGCAAACTGGAGGAGAGGCTCCGCCTCTTCCAGCTGAACCGAGAGGTCGACGACCTGGAGCAGTGGATAGCGGAGCGGGAGGTGGTGGCCGGGTCGCACGAGCTGGGTCAGGACTACGAGCATGTGACG ATGCTGCAGGAGCGCTTCCGGGAGTTTGCGCGGGACACGGGCAACATCGGGCAGGAACGCGTGGATGCCGTCAACCGCCTCGCAGATGAGCTGATCAACGCCGGACACGGCGACGCCGCCACGGTGGCGGAGTGGAAGGACGGGCTGAACGAGGCCTGGGCCGACCTGCTAGAGCTCATCGACACCCGGACGCAGATCCTCGCCGCCTCCTTCGAGCTCCACAAGTTCTACCACGACGCCAAGGAGATCCTGGCGCGCATCGCAGACAAGCAGAAGAAGCTGCCGGAGGAAATTGGCCGCgaccagaacacagtggagaTGCTGCAGAGGATGCACACCACCTTCGAGCGGGACATCCAGGCGCTCGGAGCACAG GTGAGGCAGCTGCAGGAAGACGCCGTCCGCCTACAGTCTGCGTACGCCGGAGACAAGGCAGACGACATCCAGCGTAAAGACGGCGAGGTCCTGGAGGCGTGGAGGATCCTCCTGGAGGCCTGCGACTGCCGCCGGTTACGCCTGCTAGACACGGGCGACAAGTTTCGATTCTTCAGCATGGTGCGCGACCTGCTGCTCTGGATGGACGACGTGATCCGGCTCATCGAGGCCCAGGAGAACCCCAG AGACGTTTCCTCTGTGGAGCTGCTGATGAACAACCATCAGGGCATCAAAGCCGAGATTGACGCGCGCAATGACAGCTTCACCGCCTGCATCGAGCTCGGCAAGGCGCTGCTCGCACGCAAGCACTACGCATCAGAGGAG ATCAAAGAGAAGCTGCTCCAGTTGACCGACAAACGGAAGGAGATGATTGACAAGTGGGAGGATCGGTGGGAGTGGCTTCGCCTCA tccTGGAGGTGCATCAGTTCTCCAGAGACGCGGGTGTGGCCGAGGCCTGGCTGCTGGGTCAGGAGCCGTACCTGTCCAGCAGGGAGGTGGGGCAAAGCGTGGACGAGGTGGAGAAGCTCATCAAGCGGCACGAAGCCTTCGAGAAGTCCGCCGCCACCTGGGAGGAACGCTTCTCTGCGCTGGAGAGACTGACCACT CTGGAACTGCTGGAGGTCAGgaggcagcaggaggagctggagcgcAGCAGGAGACCTCCTTCTCCAGAGACGCTCCACCAGGAGGAGGTCCAGCAGGAGCagag TGTTGTCACTCAGAACGGACTCCCCTCAGACGAGGACTCTCCGCGG AACGGGCTGGAAGGTGGGGGCCTCGTGAACGGTCTCGTGGAGCGCAGCTCCAAGGAGCCAAGCCCCACCCCCTCGCCATCGTTGGccaagaagaataaaaacagccaGTCATCCACGCTGCCCCTCAAGAGCCAGGACTCCCCAGTGCAGATGGAGGGGCTCCTGCACCGCAAGCATGAGTGGGAGGGGCACAGCAAAAAGGCCTCCAACAG GTCATGGCACAACGTCTACTGCGTCATCTGCCACCAGGAGATGAGTTTCTATAAGGACAGCAAGGCAGCGGCCCAGGGGGCGGCGTACCACAACCAGCCCCCCCTCAACCTGAAGGACGCCAGCTGCGACATCGCCTCAGAttataagaaaaagaaacacgTCTTCAAGCTCAG AGTGGCAGATGGAAACGAGTATCTGTTCCAAGCCAAAGACGAG GATGAAATGAGCTCCTGGATCCAGGTCATCCTAAACGCCGCCGCACCTGAACTCACCGACACTCAGAGCAGCCACCCCAGCACGCCGGTCTCTGGGCGCGCTCAGACGCTGCCAGCCACCATCACGCTCACCACCGAGTCGAGCCCCGGCAAGAAGGAGAAGCGCTTCAGCCTGTTCAGCAAGAAGAAGCAGTGA